The following proteins are encoded in a genomic region of Carboxydothermus pertinax:
- a CDS encoding SPFH domain-containing protein, with translation MQEKRVWKANGYLGLFLTLIFFILAVIFFINNVLQISGIHPFLPFNLFPIGWYLAAIFFLLGITLASGLTIVQPNLGVVVIFFGDYKGTIRESGFFLTLPFSSRKKVSLRVRNFNSTKLKVNDVDGNPVEIAAVVVFKVIDTAKAVFDVEDYEKFVEIQSETALRHVASKYPYDNFVEEGISLRGNSDVVAKELASELQDRLQVAGVEVLEARLTHLAYATEIAQAMLQRQQASAILAARQKIVEGAVGMVQMAIERLEKDANISLDEERKAQMINNLMVAIVSDRSAQPVINTGTIY, from the coding sequence ATGCAAGAAAAAAGGGTATGGAAAGCTAATGGTTATCTAGGTCTTTTCTTAACGCTAATTTTCTTTATCCTGGCAGTTATTTTTTTTATTAACAACGTACTGCAAATTTCTGGTATCCATCCCTTTCTACCGTTTAATCTTTTTCCCATTGGCTGGTACTTAGCAGCAATATTCTTTCTTTTAGGCATCACTTTAGCTTCAGGTCTTACCATCGTTCAGCCCAATTTGGGAGTTGTAGTAATTTTCTTTGGCGATTACAAAGGTACTATCCGGGAAAGTGGCTTCTTCTTAACTCTCCCTTTTTCGAGCCGCAAAAAAGTCTCCCTGCGGGTCCGAAACTTTAACAGTACCAAACTAAAGGTAAATGATGTCGATGGAAACCCGGTGGAAATCGCGGCGGTGGTAGTATTTAAAGTAATCGACACCGCCAAAGCAGTTTTTGATGTGGAAGATTACGAAAAATTTGTGGAAATCCAGAGTGAAACTGCGCTAAGACATGTGGCTTCTAAATACCCCTATGATAATTTTGTAGAAGAAGGAATTTCGCTGCGGGGAAATTCCGATGTAGTCGCTAAGGAGCTAGCCAGTGAACTTCAGGATAGGCTTCAAGTTGCCGGAGTCGAAGTATTAGAAGCAAGGCTTACCCATTTAGCTTACGCCACCGAAATTGCCCAGGCGATGCTTCAACGCCAGCAAGCTTCCGCTATCTTGGCCGCCCGGCAGAAAATCGTAGAAGGAGCGGTAGGCATGGTGCAGATGGCAATTGAACGGTTAGAAAAAGACGCCAATATCTCCTTAGATGAAGAAAGAAAGGCGCAAATGATTAATAATCTAATGGTTGCTATCGTCTCGGACCGCTCTGCCCAGCCGGTAATAAATACCGGAACGATTTATTAA